One Candidatus Omnitrophota bacterium DNA window includes the following coding sequences:
- a CDS encoding adenosine-specific kinase, with amino-acid sequence METKTVKIEKPAEYNIIIGQSHFIKTVEDIHEAMAGAVPGIKFGMAFCESSGACLVRSTGTDEELKRLAEKNALAIGAGHCFIIIMKDSYPINVLNAIKNIPEVCGIYCATANPVELIIAESENGRGILGVIDGAKPKGIEDEAGIKWRKDLLRKIGYKIP; translated from the coding sequence ATGGAAACGAAGACCGTAAAAATAGAGAAACCCGCGGAATATAACATCATAATCGGCCAGTCGCATTTCATAAAGACGGTCGAGGATATCCACGAGGCGATGGCCGGCGCTGTGCCGGGAATAAAATTCGGCATGGCTTTCTGCGAATCCTCCGGCGCGTGCCTTGTCAGGTCCACAGGCACGGATGAGGAGCTAAAGAGGCTCGCAGAGAAGAACGCGCTCGCGATCGGCGCGGGGCACTGCTTTATTATAATAATGAAGGATTCCTATCCGATAAACGTGCTCAACGCGATAAAAAATATCCCGGAGGTATGCGGGATCTATTGCGCGACGGCCAATCCGGTCGAGCTTATCATCGCCGAATCGGAGAACGGCAGGGGCATCCTCGGCGTGATAGACGGCGCGAAACCGAAGGGGATAGAGGACGAAGCCGGGATCAAATGGCGGAAGGACCTCTTAAGAAAAATCGGTTATAAAATCCCTTGA
- a CDS encoding GatB/YqeY domain-containing protein, giving the protein MTLAEKIDTDIKEAMKAKDGIRLSTLRMLKAGIKNLEIEKKAEKLEDKDVTGIISKQIKQHKDSIDGFTKGNRQDLVEKEAAELKILESYMPKMLSADELKPIVKNAIASVEAKGRADMGKVMKAAMEEAKGAADGKMLSQMVAEELAKLG; this is encoded by the coding sequence ATGACTCTTGCGGAAAAGATCGACACTGACATAAAGGAAGCGATGAAGGCCAAGGACGGGATAAGGCTCTCGACCCTGCGTATGCTCAAAGCGGGGATAAAGAACCTCGAGATAGAGAAGAAGGCAGAAAAGCTCGAGGACAAGGACGTGACGGGCATCATATCTAAGCAGATAAAACAGCATAAGGATTCCATCGACGGTTTCACGAAGGGGAACAGGCAGGACCTCGTTGAAAAAGAGGCGGCAGAACTTAAGATACTCGAATCGTATATGCCCAAGATGCTGTCTGCTGATGAGCTAAAACCGATCGTCAAGAACGCGATCGCGTCAGTAGAGGCGAAGGGCCGCGCCGACATGGGCAAGGTCATGAAGGCCGCGATGGAGGAAGCAAAGGGCGCCGCTGACGGCAAGATGCTCAGCCAGATGGTCGCCGAAGAGCTCGCGAAATTAGGGTAA
- the tatC gene encoding twin-arginine translocase subunit TatC, producing the protein MADSKMTLVEHLDELRRRILVSAAAVVICSALAFWKVRLILSLLMFPSVDHLNFFSPAEAFLEYCKLAFIAGLFLASPVVLYQLWAFVSAGLNEKEKKVVMFALPFSATLFLGGVVFAYSFVVPWALRFLINFPDHNVFPILSISEYLSFVIMMLLSFGIAFELPVVVMILSKLGIVTPSFLNRNRKFAVIVIFIAAAVITPTPDAFTQCLMAVPMLVLYELSIWISKLVYKKGDKK; encoded by the coding sequence ATGGCTGACAGCAAGATGACACTCGTGGAGCATCTCGATGAGCTCCGCCGGCGCATATTGGTATCGGCGGCGGCTGTGGTAATTTGCTCGGCACTGGCTTTCTGGAAAGTCCGGCTTATCCTGTCATTGCTCATGTTCCCATCGGTAGACCACTTGAATTTCTTTTCTCCTGCCGAAGCCTTCCTGGAATACTGCAAGCTGGCGTTTATTGCGGGGCTTTTTTTGGCGTCACCGGTCGTACTTTACCAGCTCTGGGCCTTTGTCTCGGCCGGTCTTAATGAAAAAGAAAAAAAGGTAGTGATGTTCGCGCTCCCGTTTTCCGCCACGCTTTTTTTAGGCGGCGTCGTGTTTGCGTATAGTTTTGTCGTTCCGTGGGCCCTGCGGTTCCTTATCAATTTCCCCGACCATAATGTATTTCCGATACTTTCGATATCGGAATACCTGTCTTTCGTGATAATGATGCTTCTCTCCTTCGGGATAGCATTTGAACTGCCTGTCGTTGTGATGATACTGTCAAAACTCGGGATAGTCACTCCTTCATTCCTGAACAGGAACAGGAAGTTCGCGGTAATCGTAATATTCATAGCCGCCGCGGTAATAACGCCGACGCCGGACGCGTTCACCCAGTGCCTGATGGCGGTGCCGATGCTGGTTTTGTATGAACTTTCCATTTGGATATCGAAACTCGTATATAAAAAGGGGGACAAGAAATGA
- the tatA gene encoding twin-arginine translocase TatA/TatE family subunit — MFNIGFPELIIILIIVLLVFGAARLPEIARSLGKAINEFKKAMKDDDSQSSKKE; from the coding sequence ATGTTCAATATCGGTTTCCCGGAATTGATCATCATCCTTATCATCGTCCTCCTCGTCTTCGGGGCGGCGCGTCTTCCCGAGATCGCCCGCTCATTAGGCAAGGCCATCAATGAGTTTAAGAAGGCGATGAAAGACGACGATTCCCAGTCATCCAAAAAAGAATAA
- a CDS encoding cellulase family glycosylhydrolase: MLLKKCPVKIYQSILFYFAVIISLITAYSCRAEIDSFVTRSGSQFYSGGQPFYYTGTNNFYLSYFAEDETYRPMVDRVLSSAKEMGLSVIRTWAFNDGGANRDGYPVSWAYQTAPGVYNESAFKGLDYVLYKAESYGIRVLPTLVNNWDDYGGMNWYNSFSPSAASHDDFYTDPATRQWYKDYVTTVMNRTNTYNGRVYKDDPTIMAWELANEARAESDPTGAKLRNWLDEMSSYVKANDANHLVTTGVEGFYKDRGSQWYQNGSTGGDFVGDHNLANIDFATLHVYSDFWNWDMQQALAWIEQHVSDADILNKPLIFEEFGKQLPADVRDTWYRAYLAAVYEAAARGSSMAGSNFWMLEADGSGHNDGFGVFYPADASTIGIIMSNAEAMNGLVPEPPTVFLFLASLLSLCYNLRR; encoded by the coding sequence ATGTTGCTAAAAAAATGCCCAGTAAAGATATACCAGAGTATACTATTTTACTTCGCGGTTATAATCAGCCTGATAACGGCTTATTCCTGCCGGGCAGAGATAGACAGCTTTGTCACGAGAAGCGGTAGCCAGTTCTATTCGGGCGGCCAGCCGTTCTATTACACGGGCACGAACAATTTTTACCTGAGCTATTTCGCCGAGGACGAAACTTACCGGCCGATGGTAGACCGGGTCCTGTCGTCGGCCAAGGAGATGGGGCTGAGCGTCATCAGGACATGGGCCTTTAATGACGGCGGCGCGAACAGGGACGGTTATCCGGTTTCGTGGGCTTACCAGACAGCCCCGGGCGTATACAATGAGAGCGCCTTCAAGGGCCTTGATTATGTCCTGTATAAGGCCGAGAGCTACGGCATACGCGTCCTTCCCACCCTCGTCAACAACTGGGACGATTACGGCGGGATGAACTGGTATAACAGCTTCAGTCCGTCCGCCGCAAGCCATGATGATTTTTATACCGATCCTGCTACCAGGCAGTGGTATAAGGATTACGTCACTACCGTCATGAACAGGACGAATACTTATAACGGCAGGGTCTATAAAGACGACCCGACCATCATGGCGTGGGAATTGGCTAACGAGGCGAGGGCGGAATCAGACCCTACCGGCGCGAAACTGCGCAACTGGCTCGACGAGATGAGCTCTTATGTAAAGGCCAACGACGCGAACCATCTCGTCACGACCGGCGTGGAAGGGTTCTATAAGGACAGGGGATCGCAGTGGTACCAGAACGGTTCGACAGGAGGGGATTTCGTGGGGGACCATAATCTCGCCAATATAGATTTCGCGACGCTCCATGTATATTCCGATTTCTGGAACTGGGATATGCAGCAGGCCCTTGCCTGGATAGAGCAGCACGTCTCCGACGCCGACATCCTGAATAAGCCGCTCATCTTCGAGGAGTTCGGCAAACAGCTGCCCGCAGACGTAAGGGATACATGGTACCGGGCGTATCTCGCCGCGGTCTATGAGGCCGCTGCCAGGGGGAGTTCTATGGCCGGCTCTAATTTTTGGATGTTGGAAGCCGACGGCTCGGGCCATAACGACGGGTTCGGGGTATTCTATCCGGCCGACGCCTCTACCATAGGCATCATAATGTCTAACGCGGAAGCGATGAACGGCCTCGTCCCGGAACCTCCAACGGTCTTTCTATTCCTTGCCTCGCTTTTGTCCTTGTGTTATAATCTCCGTAGATAA
- a CDS encoding polyprenyl synthetase family protein encodes MKDSAKELERIIRPVAAELAAVKSNYSHQLKWQSEPIRGIGSYLSKAHGKFFRPTLVLLSAKLGEGDMEKAVSLGVAIELIHAASLVHDDIIDEAVLRRSQRTINSKWGNAVSVIAGDYLLARAFDIVSKLDEPGIMTVFSKTAARMCEGELAQLANTYNFDITEDDYLDIIKRKSAYLISDCCAAGGMLGRLSEDKINRLAAYGLYLGVAFQITDDCLDLVGEESQLGKTVWQDMEKGKLTLPIIFLLKNAGRKGRMGIVELITSGGKSSHRILREKALSSGAISRSKGIASDYVKLAKKKLADGDGMLRKTFCEIADYVLERKS; translated from the coding sequence ATGAAAGACAGCGCGAAAGAACTTGAGAGGATAATAAGGCCCGTCGCCGCGGAACTCGCCGCGGTGAAGAGCAATTACTCGCACCAGCTCAAATGGCAATCCGAGCCGATACGGGGGATAGGAAGTTACCTGTCGAAGGCGCACGGCAAATTCTTCAGGCCTACGCTCGTGCTGCTTTCGGCCAAATTGGGCGAAGGCGATATGGAGAAGGCCGTATCGCTCGGCGTGGCGATAGAGCTTATACATGCCGCGAGCCTCGTGCACGACGATATAATAGATGAGGCGGTATTAAGGCGCAGCCAGCGGACGATAAACAGCAAGTGGGGCAACGCCGTCTCAGTGATAGCCGGTGATTATCTTTTGGCGCGTGCCTTCGACATAGTCTCGAAGCTCGACGAGCCGGGGATAATGACCGTGTTCTCCAAGACGGCCGCCAGGATGTGCGAGGGGGAGCTTGCCCAGCTGGCGAACACCTATAATTTCGATATTACCGAAGACGATTATCTCGATATAATAAAAAGGAAGAGCGCGTACCTCATCTCGGACTGCTGCGCAGCCGGCGGCATGCTCGGGCGCCTCAGCGAGGATAAGATAAACCGGCTCGCGGCTTACGGGCTTTATCTGGGCGTGGCGTTCCAGATAACGGACGACTGCCTTGACCTCGTCGGGGAGGAGAGCCAGCTCGGGAAAACCGTCTGGCAGGACATGGAGAAGGGAAAACTCACCCTGCCCATAATATTCCTATTAAAGAACGCCGGCAGGAAGGGCAGGATGGGTATAGTCGAACTCATCACTTCGGGCGGAAAATCTTCCCACCGTATACTGAGGGAGAAGGCGTTGAGCTCCGGGGCGATATCGCGTTCAAAGGGCATAGCGTCGGATTACGTGAAGCTGGCCAAGAAGAAGCTCGCCGACGGCGACGGCATGCTCCGGAAGACCTTTTGTGAGATCGCCGATTATGTCCTGGAGCGGAAGAGTTGA
- the amrS gene encoding AmmeMemoRadiSam system radical SAM enzyme has translation MAKGDLVQCELCPNGCVLDEGQKGNCRARSNRGGKVISLVYGKPCAVHVDPIEKKPLYHFLPASSAFSIGTAGCNLHCKYCQNWDISQSDPEETDNIDLPPGELARRAAAYNCRSIAYTYNDPVIYLEYVLDTAKIGRKAGIKSVFITAGYINPKPLDDLCSAVDAIKVDFKGITEEFYNKVSFGRLRPVLDTIKAIKERRVWMELVNLIVPTLNDKKDDLARLIDWTVENVGADVPLHFSKFWPQYQLKNLPPTPEETLDAAWKMAKNRGVRYAYVGNIPSHDGNNTYCPKCGKLLIKRIGYDVLENNVANGRCSSCNEAIPGVWQ, from the coding sequence ATGGCAAAGGGAGATCTCGTACAATGCGAGTTATGCCCCAACGGATGCGTCCTCGATGAAGGACAAAAGGGTAACTGCAGGGCGAGGTCGAACAGAGGCGGCAAGGTAATAAGCCTCGTCTACGGAAAGCCGTGCGCCGTCCACGTGGACCCCATCGAAAAGAAGCCCCTCTACCATTTTCTTCCCGCCTCATCCGCGTTCTCGATAGGAACGGCCGGATGTAACCTGCACTGCAAATACTGCCAGAACTGGGACATCTCGCAGTCGGATCCGGAAGAGACCGACAATATCGACCTCCCACCGGGGGAATTGGCGCGAAGGGCGGCTGCGTATAACTGCAGGTCGATAGCGTATACTTATAATGATCCCGTCATATATTTGGAATATGTCCTGGATACCGCGAAGATCGGCCGGAAAGCGGGCATCAAAAGCGTATTTATTACCGCCGGATATATCAACCCTAAGCCGCTTGATGACCTCTGCTCGGCGGTCGATGCGATAAAGGTGGATTTCAAGGGGATAACTGAAGAATTTTACAATAAGGTCTCTTTTGGTAGGCTTCGACCGGTCCTCGACACGATAAAGGCGATCAAAGAACGCAGGGTCTGGATGGAGCTGGTCAACCTGATAGTCCCGACGCTAAACGACAAAAAAGATGATCTGGCCCGCCTTATCGACTGGACGGTCGAGAATGTGGGTGCCGATGTCCCGCTGCATTTTTCCAAATTCTGGCCGCAGTACCAGTTAAAGAACCTGCCGCCGACCCCGGAAGAGACGCTTGACGCGGCGTGGAAGATGGCAAAAAATAGGGGCGTCCGTTACGCCTATGTCGGGAATATCCCCTCACACGACGGGAATAATACCTATTGTCCCAAGTGCGGGAAGCTTTTAATAAAGCGCATCGGCTACGATGTGCTGGAAAATAATGTCGCAAACGGAAGATGTTCCTCTTGCAATGAGGCGATCCCGGGAGTCTGGCAGTGA
- a CDS encoding 2-isopropylmalate synthase, which produces MRKGEIKFNKKTNTLEEEYYRYELQDIDDPNLFREIFNYTDVPKIVFNHRIVPMNPPDDIWITDTTFRDGQQSLPPFTVKQIVDLYGMLHRLGGSQGLIRQCEFFLYTDKDKDAVRKCQELGYKFPHVTGWIRPVKEDFKLVKEMGLKETGILTSASDYHIFLKLKKTRKQAMDMYLGIVKSALDMGIIPRCHLEDITRADFYGFVVPFVQELMELSKEAKIPIKIRACDTMGYGVTYPGTALPRSVKGIIYGLVNLAEVPSEQLEWHGHNDFYHGLINATTSWLYGCCAANGAMLGIGERTGNTPIEGLVMEYLALRGVKDGIDTTAITDIAEYFTKEIGYEIPHNQPFVGRSFNMTSAGIHADGLMKDEEIYNVFNTEKILKKKVTVAINDKSGVAGIAKWLNLYLNLGKDEQVTKDNPGVIKIKEWVDSEYAKGRTTVISNQEMLRKVKKFLPELFVSDEE; this is translated from the coding sequence ATGAGAAAAGGCGAGATAAAATTTAATAAGAAGACGAACACCCTCGAGGAAGAGTATTACAGGTACGAGCTCCAGGATATCGATGACCCGAACCTCTTCAGGGAGATATTCAATTATACCGATGTCCCGAAGATCGTGTTCAATCACCGGATAGTCCCCATGAACCCGCCCGACGATATCTGGATCACGGATACGACATTCAGGGACGGCCAGCAGTCCCTCCCGCCGTTCACGGTAAAGCAGATAGTCGACCTCTACGGGATGCTGCACAGGCTCGGCGGTTCGCAGGGGCTCATAAGGCAATGCGAGTTCTTCCTTTATACCGATAAGGACAAGGATGCGGTGAGGAAGTGCCAGGAGCTCGGCTATAAATTTCCCCATGTTACAGGATGGATAAGGCCGGTAAAAGAAGATTTCAAGCTCGTCAAGGAGATGGGCCTTAAAGAGACCGGGATACTTACCTCCGCGTCCGACTACCACATATTCCTCAAGCTCAAGAAGACGAGGAAACAGGCGATGGACATGTACCTGGGCATCGTCAAGTCCGCGCTCGACATGGGGATCATCCCGAGGTGCCACCTCGAGGATATAACCCGCGCCGATTTTTACGGCTTTGTCGTCCCGTTCGTCCAGGAGCTGATGGAGCTTTCCAAGGAGGCGAAGATCCCGATAAAGATAAGGGCCTGCGATACCATGGGCTACGGCGTGACTTATCCCGGCACCGCGCTCCCGAGGAGCGTCAAAGGGATAATCTACGGGCTGGTGAACCTCGCCGAAGTCCCCTCGGAGCAGCTCGAGTGGCACGGCCACAACGATTTCTATCACGGGCTTATCAACGCGACCACGTCCTGGCTTTACGGCTGCTGCGCTGCTAACGGCGCTATGCTGGGCATAGGCGAGAGGACCGGCAACACCCCTATCGAGGGCCTCGTGATGGAGTACCTCGCCCTCCGCGGCGTCAAGGACGGCATAGATACGACCGCCATCACCGATATCGCCGAATATTTCACTAAAGAGATAGGCTACGAGATCCCGCATAACCAGCCGTTCGTCGGCAGGAGTTTCAATATGACGAGCGCGGGTATCCACGCCGACGGCCTGATGAAGGACGAGGAGATCTACAACGTATTTAATACCGAGAAGATCCTCAAGAAGAAGGTCACGGTCGCGATAAACGACAAATCCGGCGTAGCCGGGATAGCCAAGTGGCTTAACCTTTATTTGAACTTGGGCAAGGATGAGCAGGTCACGAAAGATAACCCCGGGGTCATCAAGATAAAGGAGTGGGTCGATTCCGAATACGCCAAAGGCCGGACGACCGTAATCTCTAACCAGGAGATGCTGAGGAAAGTTAAGAAGTTCCTCCCCGAGCTTTTTGTCTCCGACGAAGAATAA
- the mdh gene encoding malate dehydrogenase → MNNLKVAVIGAGQVGGTCAQRIVERKLADVVLVDIAEGLAKGKALDLGQAASTEEYNFKIEGGSDYSLIKGSGAVIVTAGLARKPGMTREDLLVKNAAIVKEAAENIRKYCPGSIIIMVTNPLDIMAYLAYKVSGFESRRVFGMAGVLDTARFKYFIAEKLGVLPSEVEAMVLGGHGDSMVPLVEYTKVKGGPVSELIPEGELKAIIQRTRDGGAEIVSLLKTGSAFYAPSSAVCEMLEAVIKDKNEMFPVSAYLDGQYGIKDLYCGVPARIGEDGVEETVELKLSDKELAALRWSAEQVREGISYLKKSGLV, encoded by the coding sequence TTGAATAATCTCAAGGTCGCTGTCATAGGCGCCGGACAGGTCGGCGGGACATGCGCGCAGAGGATAGTGGAGAGGAAACTCGCCGATGTCGTGCTCGTCGATATCGCCGAAGGGCTGGCGAAGGGCAAGGCCTTAGATCTCGGCCAGGCGGCCTCGACGGAAGAGTATAATTTTAAGATAGAGGGGGGCTCGGACTATTCGCTCATAAAAGGCTCGGGCGCGGTCATCGTGACCGCCGGCCTGGCCCGCAAACCCGGGATGACGCGCGAGGACCTCCTCGTCAAGAACGCGGCAATCGTCAAGGAGGCGGCTGAGAATATACGCAAATATTGCCCGGGATCTATTATAATAATGGTGACGAACCCGCTGGATATAATGGCATACCTGGCTTACAAGGTCTCCGGTTTTGAGAGCAGGAGGGTCTTCGGGATGGCCGGGGTGCTCGATACGGCGAGGTTCAAATATTTCATAGCGGAAAAGCTCGGCGTATTGCCGTCGGAAGTGGAGGCTATGGTCCTCGGAGGCCACGGCGATTCGATGGTCCCGCTTGTCGAATACACCAAGGTGAAAGGCGGGCCGGTCTCAGAATTGATACCCGAAGGCGAACTTAAGGCCATAATACAAAGGACGCGCGACGGCGGCGCAGAGATCGTCTCGCTCCTTAAAACGGGAAGCGCTTTTTACGCTCCGTCGAGCGCGGTCTGCGAAATGCTCGAGGCGGTCATCAAGGATAAGAACGAGATGTTCCCGGTAAGCGCCTATCTGGACGGGCAATACGGGATCAAGGACCTTTATTGCGGCGTCCCTGCCAGGATAGGGGAGGACGGCGTCGAAGAAACGGTGGAATTGAAACTTTCGGACAAGGAACTGGCGGCGCTCCGCTGGTCTGCTGAACAGGTCAGGGAAGGGATAAGTTACCTAAAAAAATCCGGTCTGGTTTAA